A part of Aspergillus flavus chromosome 5, complete sequence genomic DNA contains:
- a CDS encoding NUDIX family hydrolase, with protein sequence MTAPHVSMPRLMHQCLHHRLTLTRTPLLVIQRRPTNYHYIEKRAVRENSSIATAKITSVSGKMASQKDGPKPKPKPSIPRPSSSVVLISPKNEVLLLHRVKTSTSFASAHVFPGGNLSDQDGKCPPVEDPKRHDDAIWYRNAALRELFEESGILLAKDQNSGKMLAVPEHKREEGRKRIHRNEVTFTEWLKQQNPTAVPDTEQLIPFTRWITPTNVPKRYSTQMYLYFLPLPLESDKSLLSELPAEGEREEIQIPTSDGGIEVTEARFLPASEWLRLAGSGEVVMFPPQILLLHLVSQFLDQAPRITNSVDELRRRRAELVDFVHTGSPPWTEKCISPKMLKMSSDGRAVLALDHPGPELKGTDRQGEPDRVVLVKFAKGTARQVEVRWKKDVFAEDKERSSL encoded by the exons ATGACGGCTCCTCATGTGTCAATGCCCCGGTTAATGCACCAGTGTCTCCATCATCGGTTGACCCTTACTCGAACTCCTTTACTGGTTATACAACGCCGGCCTACAAACTACCATTATATCGAAAAGCGTGCTGTAAGAGAGAATTCCTCCATTGCAACAGCCAAAATCACCTCTGTGTCTGGAAAGATGGCATCGCAGAAGGATGGCCCCAAGCCAAAGCCAAAACCGTCAATCCCGAGGCCGAGTTCAAG CGTAGTACTGATCTCACCCAAAAATGAAGTACTTTTGCTTCATCGCGTCAAAACATCTACGTCATTTGCATCAGCTCATGTCTTTCCGGGGGGCAACCTATCTGATCAAGATGGAAAGTGCCCACCAGTAGAGGATCCAAAAAGGCATGATGATGCCATATGGTATAGAAATGCAGCTCTACGAGAGCTCTTCGAAGAAAGTGGTATCCTCCTCGCCAAGGATCAGAATTCCGGGAAGATGTTAGCAGTCCCAGAACacaaaagggaagagggCAGAAAGAGAATTCATCGCAATGAAGTGACTTTCACCGAATGGTTGAAGCAACAAAATCCTACCGCAGTTCCAGACACAG AGCAATTGATTCCGTTCACACGATGGATTACTCCTACAAATGTGCCGAAGCGATACTCTACGCAGATGTATTTGTACTTTTTGCCATTGCCTCTGGAGTCGGACAAGTCGCTCCTCAGCGAACTTCCCGCGGAAGGAGAGCGGGAGGAAATCCAGATCCCTACAAGTGATGGCGGTATTGAAGTCACCGAAGCTAGATTCCTACCAGCATCTGAATGGCTCCGGCTGGCAGGCAGTGGGGAAGTCGTCATGTTCCCACCACAGATTCTCTTGTTGCATCTGGTGTCACAGTTCCTGGATCAAGCGCCTCGGATAACCAATTCTGTGGACGAGTTGAGAAGACGACGAGCGGAGCTAGTTGATTTTGTCCATACGGGTAGTCCCCCCTGGACGGAGAAGTGCATATCCCCCAAGATGCTCAAAATGTCGTCCGATGGACGAGCAGTCCTTGCATTAGATCATCCCGGGCCAGAACTGAAAGGTACGGATAGACAGGGCGAGCCCGACAGGGTTGTACTGGTGAAGTTTGCAAAGGGAACAGCCCGGCAAGTGGAGGTGCGGTGGAAGAAAGACGTTTTTGCAGAGGATAAAGAGCGAAGCAGTTTATGA
- a CDS encoding beta subunit of Phenylalanyl-tRNA synthetase (phenylalanyl-tRNA synthetase alpha chain) — protein MASDLTNPLLDALSASDAPILSSEAFPSHPSLNVKSALDRLASRQMVEYETIEREVAALTKEGEEIAANGSHEAKVFQAVVAAMEGLKIGDLPGIVGKDNAKVGQGNAFKRGWIKKDGQLLRANTDSIVDETREQLLTVKKTQTLEDQKALGDLKRRKLVAFQKELNFKISKGPKFAKEFVKEETDLTAEMLMNGSWKTAQLKPYNFKAKGAPTSSGAFHPLNKVRQEFRNIFFEMGFEEMPTNRFVETGFWNFDALFVPQQHPARDLQDTFYISDPPKADPPREDPEFDPHRPKSVQPASAASQEMPLDYKQYWEDVREVHENGKYGSIGYRYPWSADESLRLVLRTHTTSVSTYVLHKLAANPRPARYFSIDRVFRNEAVDATHLAEFHQIEGVIADFGLTLGGLIGFMEVFFAKMGIHQLRFKPAYNPYTEPSMEIFGYHEGLGKWVEIGNSGMFRPEMLEPMGLPKDMRVYGWGLSLERPTMIKYGVSNIRELLGHKVDLNFIETNPAVRLEKD, from the exons atggcgtcCGATCTGACGAACCCCCTACTGGACGCCCTGTCCGCGTCCGACGCACCGATTCTTTCCAGCGAAGCTTTCCCCTCCCACCCCTCATTGAATGTCAAGAGTGCGCTTGATCGTCTGGCCTCGCGACAGATGGTCGAATATGAAACAATTGAGCGTGAAGTCGCCGCACTGACcaaggaaggtgaagaaatCGCCGCCAATGGTAGTCATGAAGCCAAGGTTTTCCAGGCCGTTGTGGCTGCTATGGAGGGGTTGAAGATCGGTGACTTGCCTGGTATTGTTGGAAAGGACAACGCCAAAGTTGGTCAGGGAAATGCTTTCAAGAGGGGCTGGATCAAGAAGGATGGACAATTGCTGCGGGCAAACACTGACTCGATCGTGGACGAGACCCGTGAGCAGTTGTTGACTGTCAAGAAGACTCAGACCCTGGAGGACCAGAAGGCCCTCGGTGATTTGAAACGTCGAAAGTTGGTCGCCTTCCAGAAGGAGCTTAActtcaagatctccaaggGGCCCAAGTTCGCCAAGGAGTTTGTTAAGGAGGAGACCGACCTTACTGCTGAGATGCTCATGAACGGCTCGTGGAAGACGGCTCAACTTAAGCCCTACAACTTCAAGGCTAAGGGTGCTCCCACTTCTTCCGGTGCTTTCCACCCTCTCAACAAGGTCCGTCAGGAGTTCCGTAATATCTTCTTTGAAATGGGCTTCGAGGAGATGCCTACCAACCGCTTCGTGGAGACCGGATTCTGGAATTTCGATGCTCTCTTCGTTCCTCAGCAACATCCCGCTCGTGACCTTCAAGATACTTTCTACATCTCAGACCCCCCCAAGGCAGACCCCCCTCGTGAGGATCCCGAGTTCGACCCTCACCGTCCGAAATCCGTTCAGCCCGCCTCTGCAGCATCCCAGGAGATGCCGCTCGACTACAAGCAATACTGGGAGGACGTCCGCGAGGTTCACGAGAACGGCAAGTATGGTTCGATTGGCTACCGCTATCCCTGGAGCGCAGACGAGTCATTACGGTTGGTCCTCCGCACACACACGACGTCAGTTTCGACATATGTCCTTCACAAGCTCGCTGCCAACCCACGGCCCGCAAGATATTTCAGTATCGACCGAGTCTTCCGTAACGAGGCTGTTGATGCCACTCACTTGGCTGAGTTCCACCAGATCGAGGGTGTCATTGCCGACTTCGGTCTTACCCTGGGTGGTCTGATCGGATTTATGGAGGTCTTCTTCGCTAAGATGGGCATCCACCAACTGCGTTTCAAGCCCGCCTACAACCCTTACACCGAGCCTAGCATGGAGATCTTCGGTTACCACGAGGGCCTGGGTAAGTGGGTTGAGATCGGTAACAGCGGTATGTTCCGTCCGGAGATGCTGGAGCCTATGGGCCTGCCCAAGGATATGAGAGTCTATGGATGGGGTCTGAGTCTCGAGAGACCTACCATGATCAA ATACGGTGTCAGCAACATTCGAGAACTCCTGGGTCATAAGGTCGACCTTAACTTCATCGAGACCAACCCAGCGGTTAGATTGGAGAAGGATTAG
- a CDS encoding D-alanine--D-alanine ligase, whose product MSDTPSLHIALIAEQRSTFHNQGYSEEECAALPHSGETGSVLTTLRELGHHVTLVPGVQSLVKHLAAGTYKDWDLAFNIAQGFHGSSREAQVPALLDAYQLLYTFSDAATMALCQNKVHTKIILAHHNIPTAPFSVISRKDQNLRLENLDNIRIVRFNKVTEPAELESAVKKLRSIFPDQDILVEPFLSGRELSVSILGTGVQSCVVGVTGFLWQNPFSDRNGENESSSSLEFASRKSKSSDANMLVVRHDPGLMAEPQVKVACQVALDAWRSLGCRDAGRVDIRFSSDEHDAVPNVLELNPISGLLPGHSPLPSSAEENGLPYKRLLAAIIQSALTRKSACYY is encoded by the exons ATGTCTGACACACCTTCTCTTCATATAGCCTTAATCGCCGAACAACGGTCGACCTTCCACAACCAAGGTTattcagaagaagaatgtgCGGCTTTACCACACAGCGGTGAAACCGGTAGTGTTCTGACTACCCTGCGAGAACTTGGGCATCATGTTACCCTAGTACCAGGAGTCCAATCCCTCGTCAAACACCTAGCAGCTGGCACATATAAGGATTGGGATCTGGCATTTAACATCGCACAAGGATTTCATGGGTCATCCAGAGAAGCCCAGGTTCCAGCGCTGTTAGATGCCTACCAATTGCTATACACCTTTTCTGACGCTGCCACGATGGCACTTTGTCAGAACAAGGTCCATACTAAG ATTATCCTGGCTCATCATAACATACCCACAGCTCCATTCTCGGTGATCTCACGGAAGGATCAGAACCTGAGGCTTGAGAATCTTGACAATAT AAGGATCGTCAGATTTAACAAAGTGACAGAACCGGCAGAGTTAGAATCGGCAGTCAAAAAGCTACGATCAATATTCCCTGACCAAGATATCTTGGTGGAACCTTTTCTGTCAGGACGGGAGCTTTCAGTGAGCATCCTAGGAACTGGTGTCCAGAGTTGTGTGGTTGGCGTAACGGGGTTTCTGTGGCAAAATCCCTTCAGCGACAGGAAcggagaaaatgaaagcTCCAGCAGTTTGGAGTTTGCCAGCAGAAAAAGCAAGTCTAGCGACGCAAACATGCTGGTAGTACGTCATGACCCTGGGCTTATGGCTGAGCCACAGGTCAAGGTTGCCTGTCAGGTTGCATTGGACGCCTGGAGATCTCTTGGCTGCCGCGATGCTGGACGTGTTGACATTCGATTCAGCTCCGATGAGCACGATGCTGTCCCTAACGTTCTAGAG CTGAATCCTATTTCCGGCCTCCTTCCCGGCCATTCTCCATTGCCGAGCAGTGCCGAAGAAAATGGGCTTCCATATAAAAGGCTGTTGGCAGCAATTATCCAAAGTGCTCTCACCAGAAAGTCTGCTTGCTATTATTAG
- a CDS encoding 40S ribosomal protein eS21, with protein MENEKGEIVDLYVPRKCSATNRIIKANDHASVQISIGKVDENGRYTGENQSYALCGFIRARGESDDSLNRLTQRDGYIRNVWTASRQR; from the exons ATGGAGAACGAAAAGGGAGAGATTGTCGATCT CTACGTGCCCCGCAAGTGCAGCGCCACCAACCGCATCATCAAGGCCAACGACCACGCCTCCGTCCAGATCTCCATCGGCAAGGTTGACGAGAACGGCCGCTACACCGGCGAGAACCAGAGCTACGCTCTTTGCGGTTTCATCCGTGCCCGCGGTGAGAGCGATGACTCCCTGAACCGCCTCACCCAGCGTGATGGATACATCCGCAACGTCTGGACCGCCTCCCGCCAGCGGTAA
- a CDS encoding HAMP domain protein → MAGADETLAAAAAILRGLARETPRSGSAPPFDFPLSHASSNGYDTKVTKLPGDASSSKAAFENELEALVRRVQRLESQAQQNSHRPHHPRRIEEPDEDIEEEESDEDEDLDSRTRLVREEDISYLRNHVQKQAEEISFQKDIIAQVRDELQQQEEQTRRALTKVENEDVVLLERELRKHQQANEAFQKALREIGGIITQVANGDLSMKVQIHPLEMDPEIATFKRTINTMMDQLQVFGSEVSRVAREVGTEGILGGQAQITGVHGIWKELTENVNIMAKNLTDQVREIAVVTTAVAHGDLSQKIESRAQGEILELQQTINTMVDQLRTFATEVTRVARDVGTEGVLGGQAQIDGVKGMWNELTVNVNAMANNLTTQVRDIATVTKAVAKGDLTQKVQANCKGEIAELKNIINSMVDQLRQFAQEVTKIAKEVGTDGVLGGQATVNDVEGTWKDLTENVNRMANNLTTQVREIADVTTAVAKGDLTKKVTANVQGEILDLKSTINGMVDRLNTFAFEVSKVAREVGTDGTLGGQAKVDNVEGKWKDLTDNVNTMAQNLTSQVRSISDVTQAIAKGDLSKKIEVHAQGEILTLKVTINHMVDRLAKFATELKKVARDVGVDGKMGGQANVEGIAGTWKEITEDVNIMAENLTSQVRAFGEITDAATDGDFTKLITVNASGEMDELKRKINKMVSNLRDSIQRNTAAREAAELANRTKSEFLANMSHEIRTPMNGIIGMTQLTLDTDDLKPYTREMLNVVHNLANSLLTIIDDILDISKIEANRMVIESIPFTVRGTVFNALKTLAVKANEKFLSLTYQVDNTVPDYVTGDPFRLRQIILNLVGNAIKFTEHGEVKLTIRKSDREQCAANEYAFEFSVSDTGIGIEEDKLDLIFDTFQQADGSTTRRFGGTGLGLSISKRLVNLMGGDVWVTSEYGHGSTFHFTCVVKLADQSLNVIASQLLPYKNHRVLFIDKGENGTQADNVMKMLKQMDLEPLVVRNEDHVPPPEIQDPSGKESGHAYDVIIVDSVGTARLLRTFDDFKYVPIVLVCPLVCVSLKSALDLGISSYMTTPCQPIDLGNGMLPALEGRSTPITTDHSRSFDILLAEDNDVNQKLAVKILEKHNHKVSVVSNGLEAVEAVKQHRYDVILMDVQMPVMGGFEATGKIREYERESGLSRTPIIALTAHAMLGDREKCIQAQMDEYLSKPLKQNQMMQTILKCATLGGSLLEKSKESRISSSGEMHPVHHGPDGKGSRPGMEGRSITASSTVNRGSLASPNVEKAEDLSMERALLRSNSS, encoded by the exons ATGGCTGGCGCGGACGAAACGCTCGCGGCCGCTGCTGCCATCCTTCGGGGTCTTGCCCGCGAAACCCCTCGCTCCGGCTCCGCTCCTCCCTTTGATTTTCCGCTATCGCACGCCTCATCTAATGGCTACGACACCAAAGTCACCAAGCTACCGGGAGATGCAAGTTCGTCAAAGGCAGCCTTTGAAAATGAGTTGGAGGCGTTGGTTCGTCGAGTTCAACGACTGGAATCACAAGCT CAGCAAAACTCCCATAGACCCCACCACCCAAGGCGGATAGAAGAGCccgatgaggatattgaggaggaggagagcgacgaagatgaagacctgGACTCGAGGACTCGACTGGTACGCGAGGAGGACATCAGTTATCTACGAAACCATGTTCAGAAACAGGCGGAGGAAATAAGCTTTCAGAAAGACATTATCGCTCAAGTTCGTGATGAATTACAACAGCAGGAAGAGCAAACGCGACGGGCTCTGACCAAGGTTGAAAACGAGGATGTGGTCCTGTTGGAGCGGGAGCTTCGCAAACACCAGCAAGCCAACGAAGCTTTCCAGAAGGCCTTAAGGGAGATCGGTGGCATCATCACCCAGGTCGCTAACGGTGACCTGTCAATGAAGGTGCAGATCCATCCTCTGGAGATGGACCCCGAAATTGCTACATTCAAACGGACGATCAACACTATGATGGACCAGCTGCAAGTGTTTGGTAGTGAAGTGTCTCGAGTCGCACGAGAGGTCGGAACGGAAGGCATCCTTGGTGGCCAGGCCCAGATCACAGGGGTCCATGGTATCTGGAAGGAGCTTACGGAAAACGTCAACATCATGGCCAAGAATCTCACGGACCAAGTGCGTGAGATTGCTGTGGTCACAACAGCTGTCGCTCATGGTGATCTGAGCCAGAAGATTGAAAGTCGGGCCCAGGGCGAAATCTTGGAACTGCAACAGACCATCAATACCATGGTGGATCAACTTCGTACCTTTGCCACAGAAGTTACACGCGTCGCACGTGATGTCGGTACTGAGGGTGTCCTGGGTGGACAGGCTCAGATTGACGGAGTGAAAGGCATGTGGAACGAACTCACGGTTAATGTCAACGCCATGGCGAATAATTTGACAACCCAAGTGCGAGATATCGCTACAGTCACGAAAGCGGTCGCCAAAGGTGATTTGACGCAGAAGGTCCAGGCCAACTGTAAAGGAGAGATTGCagagttgaagaatattattaattccATGGTGGATCAATTGCGGCAATTTGCACAGGAAGTCACGAAGATTGCTAAAGAGGTCGGTACAGATGGTGTCCTCGGTGGTCAAGCCACGGTTAATGATGTGGAGGGTACATGGAAGGATTTGACCGAAAATGTCAACCGAATGGCCAACAATTTGACGACTCAAGTCAGAGAGATCGCTGATGTCACTACTGCAGTAGCAAAGGGTGACCTGACTAAGAAGGTTACTGCGAATGTCCAAGGTGAAATACTGGACTTGAAGAGCACGATCAATGGCATGGTGGACCGACTCAACACCTTTGCCTTTGAGGTCAGCAAAGTTGCTCGTGAGGTCGGCACGGACGGTACTCTTGGTGGCCAAGCCAAGGTGGATAACGTGGAGGGCAAATGGAAGGATCTTACCGATAACGTCAACACCATGGCCCAGAATTTGACATCgcaggtacggagtatctcAGATGTCACTCAAGCCATTGCCAAGGGTGATCTCAGCAAGAAGATTGAAGTGCATGCTCAGGGAGAGATCTTGACGCTCAAGGTCACAATCAATCACATGGTTGACCGACTCGCTAAGTTTGCAACTGAGTTGAAAAAGGTCGCGCGCGATGTCGGTGTTGACGGCAAGATGGGTGGTCAGGCTAACGTTGAAGGAATTGCTGGAACATGGAAAGAAATCACTGAGGACGTGAATATTATGGCAGAAAACCTCACGTCCCAGGTGCGTGCATTTGGCGAAATCACAGATGCTGCGACAGATGGCGATTTCACGAAGCTTATCACTGTTAATGCTTCTGGAGAGATGGACGAGTTGAAGCGGAAGATCAACAAAATGGTTTCCAACCTCCGGGATAGTATCCAGAGAAACACCGCCGCCAGGGAAGCAGCTGAGCTTGCTAATCGTACCAAGTCTGAGTTCCTGGCCAATATGAGTCACGAAATCCGTACACCCATGAATGGCATCATCGGTATGACGCAGTTAACGCTAGATACGGATGACCTCAAGCCTTATACCCGTGAGATGTTGAATGTCGTGCATAATCTTGCAAACAGCTTATTAACGATCATTGATGATATACTTGATATCTCGAAGATCGAGGCAAACAGGATGGTTATCGAAAGTATCCCCTTCACAGTGAGAGGAACCGTCTTCAACGCATTGAAGACACTTGCGGTGAAGGCAAATGAGAAGTTCCTTAGCTTGACCTACCAGGTCGATAACACAGTACCAGACTATGTCACTGGTGATCCTTTCCGTCTTCGTCAGATTATTCTTAACTTGGTGGGCAACGCCATCAAGTTTACGGAGCACGGAGAGGTCAAGCTCACGATTCGAAAGTCGGACCGCGAACAGTGTGCGGCCAACGAATACGCCTTTGAGTTTTCAGTATCTGACACCGGAATCGGTATTGAGGAGGACAAACTTGATCTAATATTCGACACCTTCCAGCAGGCTGATGGCTCAACAACGCGCAGGTTTGGTGGAACAGGCCTTGGTTTATCTATCTCGAAACGCTTGGTGAACCTGATGGGTGGTGATGTATGGGTTACGTCTGAGTATGGCCATGGTAGCACATTCCATTTCACGTGTGTTGTGAAACTCGCCGATCAGTCTTTGAACGTCATTGCTTCTCAGCTGCTGCCGTACAAGAATCACCGCGTCCTCTTTATCGACAAAGGGGAGAATGGTACACAGGCGGACAATGTCATGAAGATGCTCAAGCAGATGGATCTGGAGCCATTGGTTGTTCGAAACGAAGATCACGTTCCGCCCCCTGAGATCCAAGATCCGTCTGGCAAGGAGTCTGGCCACGCTTACGATGTTATTATTGTGGATTCAGTTGGCACGGCACGGTTGCTCCGGACGTTTGATGACTTCAAATACGTACCGATTGTCCTGGTCTGCCCGTTGGTGTGCGTAAGCTTGAAGTCTGCCCTGGACCTCGGAATCAGTTCGTACATGACCACACCATGTCAACCTATAGATCTCGGTAATGGCATGTTGCCTGCGCTTGAGGGACGCTCTACTCCTATTACTACCGACCACTCCCGTTCCTTTGACATCCTCCTGGCAGAGGATAACGACGTCAATCAGAAACTGGCCGTTAAAATCCTAGAGAAACACAACCATAAGGTTTCCGTCGTCAGCAACGGCCTGGAAGCTGTGGAAGCCGTTAAGCAACATCGGTACGATGTCATCCTGATGGACGTGCAGATGCCCGTCATGGGTGGTTTTGAGGCAACAGGTAAGATTCGTGAATACGAGAGGGAATCCGGTCTCAGTCGGACGCCGATAATCGCCCTTACTGCACACGCTATGTTGGGCGACCGAGAGAAGTGTATACAAGCTCAGATGGACGAATACCTCTCGAAGCCATTGAAACAGAACCAAATGATGCAGACCATCCTCAAATGTGCTACACTTGGTGGTTCgcttttggagaagagcaaggaaTCGCGAATCTCGAGTAGCGGCGAGATGCATCCGGTTCATCACGGCCCCGACGGTAAAGGCTCACGTCCGGGCATGGAAGGTAGATCTATCACTGCATCGAGCACCGTTAACCGGGGAAGCCTTGCAAGTCCCAATGtcgagaaggccgaggacCTTTCCATGGAGCGG GCATTGCTGCGGTCCAATAGCTCGTGA
- a CDS encoding putative MFS monocarboxylate transporter, which yields MSTNVRLHGDSHTGAIEQDSSRASTTQGTPLDVAPLGLSAKPSTDAPNVPLSSVEDAGYRIPPAAQPGYDLPPEGRTTLEDGHDRPSLESQTDHSAHSAPMSRVTTDADGNTYPEGGLEAWLVVFGSWAGLFAALGLVNTIGTFQAYLDNHQLEDYSSGSTGWIFGMYAFLTFFCGVQIGPIFDAKGPRFLVFAGSVLVVVQMATLGLCTQYWHFMLVIGVTGGLGASLIFTPAISAIGHFFNEKRGVATGIAATGGSVGGVTFPLILEKLFPMIGFAWATRVVGLICLILVIISCLLVKSRLPKKPASKENVLPDFRIFREPKFALTTAGIFFVEWGLFVPISYISSYALAHGVSSQFSYQLLAILNAGSFFGRWIPGFVADSLGRYNTLIATVALCLVCNACLWLPAGDSVPVMVVYSVIFGFASGSNISLTPVCISQLCKIENYGRYYATSYTIVSFGTLTGIPIAGEILSRCNGEYWGLIVFTTCCYAVGLACVTAVKIIHVGWRQPWALY from the exons ATGTCGACCAACGTCAGACTCCATGGCGATTCTCATACAGGCGCGATAGAACAAGACAGCTCCAGAGCTTCTACCACCCAAGGTACTCCCCTGGATGTGGCACCTCTCGGATTGTCCGCAAAACCATCGACTGATGCCCCGAATGTACCTCTCAGCTCCGTTGAAGACGCCGGGTATCGGATTCCGCCAGCGGCACAACCTGGTTATGATCTTCCACCGGAAGGGCGAACGACCCTCGAGGATGGTCATGACAGGCCGTCCCTCGAATCCCAGACCGACCACTCAGCGCACAGTGCCCCTATGAGCCGTGTAACCACTGACGCTGATGGGAATACTTACCCTGAAGGCGGGCTAGAGGCCTGGCTAGTAGTGTTTGGTAGCTGGGCGGGCCTTTTTGCCGCGCTGGGTCTAGTCAATACCATCGGAACTTTTCAGGCTTACCTCGACAACCACCAGCTCGAAGATTATAGCTCGGGAAGCACTGGCTGGATCTTTGGAATGTACGCCTTCCTCACCTTTTTCTGCGGTGTCCAGATTGGTCCGATCTTCGATGCCAAAGGCCCGCggtttcttgtctttgcGGGATCAGTATTAGTCGTTGTGCAGATGGCTACTCTTGGACTTTGCACCCAATACTGGCACTTCATGCTTGTGATTGGTGTCACTGGGGGCCTGGGGGCCTCGCTAATCTTTACGCCAGCCATATCTGCAATTGGCCATTTCTTCAACGAGAAGCGTGGTGTTGCGACAGGCATTGCTGCAACAGGCGGTTCTGTTGGAGGTGTTACGTTCCCACTCATTCTCGAAAAGTTGTTTCCGATGATTGGATTCGCCTGGGCCACTCGTGTGGTTGGTCTAATCTGTTTGATTCTAGTGATCATTTCCTGCCTGCTGGTCAAGTCCCGATTACCCAAGAAGCCGGCTTCCAAAGAGAATGTACTCCCCGACTTCCGCATCTTTCGGGAGCCCAAGTTCGCTCTCACAACAGCTGGAATTTTCTTCGTCGAATGGGGTCTCTTCGTTCCAATTAGTTATATTTCCTCGTACGCGTTGGCCCACGGTGTGTCCAGCCAGTTTTCGTATCAGTTACTGGCGATTCTTAACGCAGGATCGTTCTTCGGAAGATGGATCCCTGGTTTTGTCGCCGATTCCCTAGGACGCTATAACACCCTGATTGCCACTGTTGCTTTATGTCTTGTCTGCAATGCATGTCTTTGGCTCCCTGCTGGCGATAGTGTGCCAGTTATGGTTGTCTACAGCGTTATCTTTGGTTTTGCGAGTGGCAGTAACATCAGCCTCACCCCAGTTTGTATATCTCAACTTTGCAAAATCGAGAATTATGGGCGATACTATGCTACATCATACACAATTGTGAGCTTTGG CACCCTTACTGGTATCCCGATTGCTGGTGAGATCCTATCACGTTGTAACGGAGAATATTGGGGACTCATTGTCTTCACGACCTGTTGTTATGCAGTCGGACTTGCCTGTGTTACTGCTGTGAAAATAATCCACGTTGGCTGGCGTCAGCCCTGGGCACTTTACTGA